From the Phoenix dactylifera cultivar Barhee BC4 chromosome 10, palm_55x_up_171113_PBpolish2nd_filt_p, whole genome shotgun sequence genome, one window contains:
- the LOC103697856 gene encoding glycerophosphodiester phosphodiesterase GDPD1, chloroplastic-like, which produces MALKAVHVSEVPSLDQVPKGPTLALSSSCLPKGTEGVKSAFKPAKFVVIGHRGKGMNALASPDRRMKEIKENSILSFNVAGRFPVDFVEFDVQVTKDDCPIIFHDNFILTEEDGDISEKRVTDLTLDEFLSYGPQRESGKVGKPLLRKTKDGTVFHWNVEVDDPLCTLEEVFQGVDSHLGFNIELKFDDSLVYQEEQLTHILQVILQVVYKYANERPIIFSSFQPDAAQLIRKLQGTYPVFFLTNGGSEIYSDVRRNSLDEAIKLCLAGGLQGIVSEVKAIFRNPSLIPRIKESNLALLTYGQLNNVPEAVYMQHLMGINGAIVDLVQEITEAVSDFINPEKTGDESLSNSVREGKAKVATKPEFSQRELSFLMRLIPELVQH; this is translated from the exons ATGGCTCTCAAGGCCGTTCACGTCTCCGAAGTCCCCAGTCTCGACCAGGTCCCCAAGGGCCCCACCCtcgccctctcctcctcctgtcTCCCCAAAG GGACGGAGGGGGTGAAGTCGGCGTTCAAACCGGCGAAGTTCGTCGTCATCGGGCACCGGGGGAAGGGGATGAACGCTTTGGCGTCGCCAGACCGCCGGATGAAGGAGATTAAAGAGAACTCCATCCTCTCCTTCAACGTCGCCGGTCGTTTTCCAGTCGACTTCGTCGAGTTCGACGTCCAG GTGACCAAAGATGATTGCCCAATTATCTTCCACGACAACTTTATACTCACAGAAGAGGAT GGCGATATATCTGAGAAGCGTGTGACTGATCTTACGTTGGATGAATTCCTCTCTTATGGGCCCCAGAGAGAGTCTGGGAAGGTGGGAAAACCATTACTCAGAAAAACCAAGGATGGGACGGTGTTTCATTGGAATGTGGAAGTCGATGACCCTCTCTGCACTTTGGAAGAAGTATTTCAGGGGGTTGATTCGCATCTCGGGTTCAACATTGAGCTGAAATTTGATGACAGTCTTGTCTACCAAGAAGAACAGCTTACTCACATTCTCCAAGTAATTTTACAA GTGGTCTACAAGTACGCTAACGAAAGACCAATAATCTTCTCAAGCTTCCAACCTGATGCAGCACAATTGATAAGGAAATTGCAGGGCACTTACCCT GTGTTTTTCCTTACAAATGGTGGATCAGAGATCTACAGTGATGTGAGGAGGAATTCTTTGGATGAGGCCATTAAGTTGTGCTTGGCAGGCGGCCTGCAAGGGATAGTATCTGAAGTTAAAGCCATCTTTAGAAATCCATCGTTGATTCCTAGAATAAAAGAATCCAATCTGGCACTCTTAACCTATGGTCAACTAAA CAATGTTCCAGAGGCAGTATATATGCAGCATTTGATGGGAATCAATGGTGCTATTGTTGATTTGGTTCAAGAGATCACTGAAGCTGTTTCAGATTTCATTAACCCGGAGAAGACGGGAGATGAAAGCCTGTCTAATTCAGTAAGGGAGGGAAAGGCAAAGGTGGCAACAAAGCCAGAGTTCTCGCAGCGCGAGCTTTCGTTTTTGATGCGGCTCATACCTGAATTGGTGCAACATTAG